Within Kutzneria chonburiensis, the genomic segment CGCCGCGGCCATCGCCACCTGCTCGGTCGTCGGCTGCTGCCGTACAGCTCGAATCGAGGCGATGTGGGTCGGATCGGACGGCGTCGTGCCACGGCTGATCAACGCGCTCCAACCGGCCGCGGCCAGGGCGATCCGCAGGTGATGCAGCACGGCGCCCACGCCGAGCAGCACGGCCGACGGGCTGTCGGGCACGTCGACGTGCAGGTGGGCGGCGCCATCGGTGAGCCGCCACTGGTAGCCGCCCTCGTGGGGGGCGAGGTCGGCGAGGTGCAGCACGGACCGCAGCACGGTGTCGCCGCGGGGCACCACATTCGTCATCGTCACGAGCACTCCTGACGTCTGGAGAGGGCTGCCCCCAACTGGCGGGGACCACCGCATCACGACGAGGTTGCGGCAGGGTTGCGTCAGGACTGCGGACCGACCATTTAGGGTATCCCCCGACTGTCCAAGGAGGATCAGACGTGCACGCAGCCGACCTGGCTACGGCCCGCCACCTGCTCAGACCTCGGCGCGTGGTGGTGCCGCACCTGGCCGAGGCCGAGGCGCTCATCGACCACCTCATGCTGCCCGGCGCGGGGGCCAACCTGTACAAGGAGCCCGACGAGCCGAACATCGTCACCTGGGGCACGCCGGGCGAGCCGTCGACGTGGTCCAACCAGAGCCAGTGCGCCTCGTTCGTGACGGCCGTGCTGCGGCGGGCCCACCCGTCCTGGGCCCGCTCCCGGTTCTTCACCAGGCATTTCGGCAGCGCCAGCCCGTTCGCCCGCGACTACCAGCGGGTTTTCGCCGAGGGCGGGGCCGGCCGTATCAAGCCGGTGCGCCGCGTGGCCGACCTGCGGCCCGGCGACCTGATCGCCATCGACTACGCCAACGCGCAGGACACCAACACCGGGCACGTGGTGATGGTGCGGCGGATGCGCGGCGTGTACGTGGCCCCGAACCCGGGCCTCAACTTCGACGGCGAGATCCAGTACGCCGTGCAGGTGGCCGACTGCACCGCCGAGCCGCACGGCCTGGCCGGCGTCGGCAACTACGAGGACTTCCCGGACACGCGCATCGTCGGCGACCAGCAGGCGCAGGGCGTCGGCTACGGCCACATGATGTTCTACGCCTCCGAGCTGACCGGCGAGTTCACCCGGTACCGGTGGAGTGTGAACACCAGCTCGACAGGCGCGTTCAGTGTGATTGAACGCCCCGTCTCGGCGGCCAGGGTCACCGCCGGCTGAGCGTGTCCACCAGCCGTTCCAGCGACACCGCGAACCGCTGCGCCTCCTCGTCCGGCCAGTCGGCGGTCGCCGCCTCGAGGTGACCGACCAGCCGGTCCCGCATGGTCTCCACGACCTGGTCGCCGGCCGGGGTCAGGCGCAGCAGCGTTGCCCTGGCGTCGGCCGGGTCGGGGACCCGGTCGACCAGGCCGGCCTGCTGTAGCCGGCTGGCGTAGCGGGTGGTCGCGGTGCGGTCGATGCCGATCTCCAGGGCCAGGTTGGTCGCGCTGATCGGCTGCCAGCGGGCGATGCCGCTGAGCACCGGATAGGTGGTGGCGTCCACCCCGTCCAGGCCGGCAACCATGTTGTCGTACAGGTGGGTACGGGTGCTGCGTCGCAGCAGCTGCCCGATCGCGGCTTCGATGCGCGCCGAGGTGGTCCGGGACGACATTCGCGGCAGCGTAGCCGCACCGTTGCCCGGCCGGAACACACCGCGCTGATCCCGTGGTCGATCGGGAGGCCCGGAACGCCCGAGATGTCGGCGCGTCCCACGGCCCCGGATCCCCTGGTCGAAGGGTGCACTCCACCGTTCGGACCCTTGACACGGCCGGTGGTCTAGTCCAATTGTGATCAGGCCGTCGCCATGTTCCGCCCCCGCCGTCATTACCCCATCCCGCCCACCGCCGTCACATCCCACCCGCCCACCGCCGTCACATCCCACCCGCCCACCCAATTGGAGCAAGGATGCGTTTGAGAACGGCACTACTGAGTGCGGCCGTGGCGGCCGTCTCGGTATCCGGCCTGGTCGCGAGCGCCGACGCCGCGACGGCGCCGAAGGCCACTCCCCTGCCGACGCATGTGTTCGCCCCGTACTTCGAGACCTACCAGGCAGGCCAGAGCCCCTCGGCGATGGCCAAGCAGGCCGGCGTCAAGTACCTGACCTTCGCCTTCCTACAGACCGCCAGCCCAGGCTCGTGCACCCTGCTGTGGGACGGCACCACCGCCATCGGCTCCGGCACCTTCGGCACCGAGATCGCCGCCCTGCAGGCGGCCGGCGGCGACGCCATCCCGTCGCTCGGCGGCTACACCGCCGACACCACCAACACCGAGCTGGCCGACAGCTGCACCGACGTCTCGAAGATCGCCGCCGGCTTCGAGAGCCTGATCACCACGTACAACATCAGCCGCATCGACCTCGACGTCGAGGTCGACTCGCTGAACAACTCGGCCGGCATCGACCGCCGCAACAAGGCGATCAAGATGACCGAGGACTGGGCCGCGGCCAACGGCCGCAGCATCCAGTTCTCCTACACCCTTCCGACCCTGCCGACCGGCCTCGACACCGGTTACAACGTGCTGTCCAACGCCGTGCAGAACCAGGCGCGGATCGACGTCGTCAACCTGATGACGTTCGACTACTACGACAACCAGCAGCACGACATGGCCAAGGACACCCAGACCGCGGTGGCCGGCCTGGTCAACCAGCTCGGGCAGCTCTACCCCGGCAAGACCGAGGCGCAGCGCTACGCCATGGTCGGCGTCACCGAGATGCCCGGCCGCGACGACTACGGCACCGGCGGCGAGACCGGGCCGCCGGAGATCTTCACCGCGGCCAACGCGACCACCGTCTACAACTGGGCCGTGTCCAAGGGCATCAACCTGCTGTCGTTCTGGGCACTCCAGCGTGACAACGGCGGCTGCCCCGGCACCGGCGGCAGCGACACCTGCTCCGGCATCACCCAGAACACCTGGGACTTCAGCCATGTGTTCGCCCCGTTCACCAGCGGCAGCACCCCGCCGCCGCCGGTCAACGACTTCTCCGTCTCGGTGACGCCCGGCTCCGCCGCCGTCAACCCCGGCGCCGGCACCACCGCGTCGGTGAAGACCGCCGTGACCTCCGGCTCCGCCCAGAACGTGTCGTTGAGCGTCAGCGGCGCGCCGGCCGGCGTGACCGCCTCGGTCAGCCCCAGCTCAGTGTCGGCCGGCGGAACGGCGACACTGACCGTGAGCACGACCTCGGCCGCCGTTCCCGGCAGCTACCCGCTGACGATCAACGCTGCCGGTTCTTCCGTCAGCCATTCGGCCACGTTCACCTTGACCGTCAACGGCACCACCCCGCCCCCGCCGCCCGGCGCCATCGTCAACCCCGGCCTGGAGACCGGTTCGTTGAGCCCGTGGACCTGCCAGTCCGGCGGGGCCGTCGTGTCCACTCCCGTGCACAGCGGCACCCATGCGCTGTCCGTCGCCGCCACCAACAGCCAGACCGGTGAGTGCGACCAGACGATCACCGTGTCCCCCAACGCCAGCCACCAGCTGACCGTGTGGGTGCGCGGCAACTTCGCCTACGCCGGTGTGAAGGGCGGGGCCAGCGGCGAGACCTGGACCTCGTCCAGTGGCTACACCCAGCTCACCATTCCGTTCACCACCGGCGCTTCCGGGACCGTCACCGTGTATGTGCACGGGTGGTACGCCCAGGGCACCGTCTACGCCGACGATTTCGCCGTCTCCTAGTGCTGTCGGTCCCCACCCGGCTCTTCGTGATCCGGGTGGGGACCGTGGGAACCGGCCTGCCATGATCCGCGTCAGAGTCGGGGACCCACTGGGAGGGATCATGCAGGACCGTGTGCACGGCACCGTCATGCCCGTGCTGGACATCATGCTCAATCCGGGCGAAACGGTGTGCGCCGAGTCCGGGGAGCTGTCCTGGATGACCGCGAGCATCCAGATGAGCACGTCAACGCAGGGCGCCGGCAGCGCCGGCGTTTTCGGCGCGTTGAAGCGAAGCCTGTCCGGCGGCACGTTCTTCATGACCAATTACACGGCCATGGGCCAGCCCGGCTCCGTGTCTTTCGCCGCCCACCTGCCCGGCCAGATCTTCCCCGTCGACGTCGCGCCGCAGCCCGGTTACGGCTACCTCGCCCACCGCCGGTCGTATGTCGCCGGCACTCCCGGAGTCACCCTCACCACCGGTTTTCAGCAAAGGCTCGGCGCCGGCATCTTCGGCGGCGAGGGCTTCTTGCTCCAGCGCATCGGCGGCCAGGGCCGCGCGTGGTTGCAGCTGTCCGGCGAGGTCATCCCGTACGACCTCCAGCCCGGGCAGGTGATCCGGGCCCACCCTGGGCACATCGGCATGTTCCAGGACACCGTCCAGTTCGGAATCACCACGGTTCCCGGTATCCGCAACAAGCTCTTCGGTGGCGACGGCATCTTCCTGGCCGAGCTCGCCGGTCCCGGACGCGTGTGGCTCCAGTCCTTGCCGATCGACCGCCTCGCGCACTCGCTCGTGCCGTACCTGCCGCAGAATGAGGGTGGACGGCCCAGCCTGTTCAACAACTAGGGGTGGAAATGACGGCGATGCCCACGCAGGACGACGTGCTCGGGTACTTCGACACGCTGTCGAACTGGGGACGGTGGGGCGACGACGACGAGCGCGGGACGCTGAACCACATCACGGACGGAGTCCGGGTGGCGGCGGCGAAGGCGGTGCGGCACGGCCGGAGCGTGTCGTGCGCGTGGGAAGTGGCCGTGCCGGAGGAGATGGAGCGGGCGACGACGTCGTGCCCGTGCGCGGCCGAGATGCCTGGGGCCGAGCACATGCCGGAGGCGTTCCACAACGATCGGCGCTGGGGCTACTCATCCGAGCGGCTCGGCATCACGTTCCACGGCAACACGGTCACGCACCTCGATTCGCCGTGCCACATCTTCTGGGACGGCGCGACCTACAACGGGCGGCCGCACTCGATGGTCGACGCCGCAACGGGATCGTCGTGGGCGGCGGTCACGGCGGCGGCGAACGGGATCGTCACGCGCGGGGTTCTCCTGGATATAGCGCGGGTTCGCGACGTGCCGTGGCTGGAGCCGGGGCAGGGCGTGCATCCCGAAGACCTCGAGGAAGCCGAACGTCGCCAAGGCATCCGCGTTCAACCCGGTGACGCGGTGCTCCTACGAACCGGCAACGGGCGCGCACGGCACGAAGACGCTCCGGGAGGCGGCTTCGCGCAGACCGGCTGGCACGCGTCCTGCCTGCCCTGGCTGCACGAACGGCAGGTCGCACTCATCAGCTCCGACACCCCACAGGACGTCCAACCATCGGGCTACGACAACATCCTGATGCCGATCCACGCCGTCGGCCTCGTCGCGATGGGGCTGTGGATGGTCGACAACTGCGACCTCGAAGCGTGCGCGGCGACCGCCGCCGAACTCGGCCAGTGGGACTTCCACCTCGCCGTCGCGCCGGTCCGCTTCGCCGGCACGTCCGGCAGCCCGGTCAACCCGATCGCCACCTTCTGACCACACCGGTCAGAAGGTGGCGAAACGAGAAGCTCACCGCAGGCGCTCGACCTTGACCTCGTCGTCACGGAAGCGGGCGCGCAAGGGCTTCTTGTCGAACTTGCCGACCGTCGTCTTGGGGATCTCCTCGACGAAGGTCCAGTTCTCCGGGACCTGCCACTTGGCGACGCGGGCGGCCAGGAAGTCGGCCAGTTCGACGGCGCTGGCCGAACCGCCGTCCCGCAGGACGACGAAGGCCAGGGGGCGCTCGTCCCAACGCTCGTCGGGGATGCCGATGACGGCGGCCTCGGCGACGGCGGGATGGCCCATGAGGTGGTTCTCGAGCTCGACCGACGAGATCCACTCGCCGCCGGACTTGATGACGTCCTTGGCCCGGTCGGTGATCTGGAAGAAGCCGCGCGAGTCGACGGTGCCGATGTCGCCGGTGCGCAGCCAGCCGTTGTCGAACTTCTCCGGGGCGTCGTCACGAAAATAGGAGCCGGTGATCCACGGGCCGCGGACCTCGATCTCGCCGACCGCCTCGCCGTCCCACGGCAGGACTTCACCGAGGGCGTCGACGATGCGCATCTCGACGCCGGCGGCGACACGGCCGGACTTGAGCCGCCACGCAAGATCCTCGGGCGTGCCCTCGGGAACGCCGGCCGGCGGCAGGGCCATGCCGCCGAGCGGACTGGTCTCGGTCATGCCCCAGCCCTGCACGATCCGCAGGCCGTACTTCTCGTCGAACGCCGTGAGCAGCGCCGAAGGAATGGCGGCACCGCCGGAAGTGCCGGCACGCAAGGAAGACAGGTCGATATCGGCCACCGCGCCGTAGTTGAGGATGGCGCTCCAGATGGTCGGCACGGCCGAGGCCAGCGTGGACTTCTCGGCGGCGATGAACCGGGTCAACTGGTCGGGCATCATGAACGGCCCGGGCATGTGCAGGGTGGCGCCGGAAAGGAAGGCGCCGTAAGGAAGTCCCCACGCGTTGACGTGGAACATGGGCACGATGGTCAACACGCGGTCGGCCTCGGTGATGCCAATCAGCGAAGCCGACAACACGGCCATCGCGTGCAGGTACGACGACCGGTGCGAGTAGACGACGCCCTTGGGATTGCCGGTGGTGCCGCTGGTGTAGCACATGGTCGCGGCCGACCGCTCGTCCAGCTCGGGCCACTCGAAGCCGGGCTCCTCGGCGCCGACGAGATCGGCGTAGCGCAGCACGCGGTCGCCGAGGGCGCTGGCGTCGCCGTCACCGACGACGATGAACTTCTCCACCCCGTCGAGGTCGGCCAGGCTGCGGGCGAGCAGCGGCACCAGGGTGTCGTCGACCATGACGATCTTGTCTTCGGCGTGGTTGACGATGTGCGACAGCTGTTCCGGGAACAGCCGGATGTTCAGCGTGTGCAACACCGCGCCCATGCCGGGCACGGCGAAGTACGCCTCCAGGTGCTCCTGGTTGTTCCAGCAGAAGGTGGCGACCCGGTCGCCGGCCCCGACGCCGAGCTTGCCCAGCGCCTTGGCCAGCCGCTCGGCGTTGGCCGCGATGTCGGCGAAGGTGGCCCGGCGGAAGCCGGAGCCGGTGTTCGTCACGCACTCGCTGCCGCCGTACACGGCGGCGCCGTGCCGCAAGATCGCGCTGATGGTGAGCGGGTACTCCTGCATGGTGCTGACGATCACGCGGCGACCTCCGTTGGACGACTCGGCGCTCCCACGCTAGTACCGACCAGTTGGTATGGCAACGGGCCTGCCCGTTCACCAAGAATTCATGACCCGATCCGGCCAACACCCGTTTCCCCGCACCGGCCCGGAGCGATGATCACCGAGGCGGCGCCGCCGCCACCGGATTCCTTGGGAGACAAAGGTGAAACGGCTGATCAGCATCGGCCTGGCCGCCGTTCTGGTGATCGGGGTTGCCCTCGCCGTCATCTTCGGCGGCGGTGGTGACACCGGCAGCACGCAGCTGACCACCGTGCGTGGCGTGATCGGTTCGGAGAAGCTGGCCTTCTTCAGCGACCAGCGGGTCAAGGACGCGTTCGCCAAGCACGGGTTGGACGTGCAGGTGGACCCGGCCGGCTCACGCCAGATGGCCACGCAGACGGAC encodes:
- a CDS encoding MarR family winged helix-turn-helix transcriptional regulator — translated: MSSRTTSARIEAAIGQLLRRSTRTHLYDNMVAGLDGVDATTYPVLSGIARWQPISATNLALEIGIDRTATTRYASRLQQAGLVDRVPDPADARATLLRLTPAGDQVVETMRDRLVGHLEAATADWPDEEAQRFAVSLERLVDTLSRR
- a CDS encoding glycosyl hydrolase family 18 protein, which encodes MRLRTALLSAAVAAVSVSGLVASADAATAPKATPLPTHVFAPYFETYQAGQSPSAMAKQAGVKYLTFAFLQTASPGSCTLLWDGTTAIGSGTFGTEIAALQAAGGDAIPSLGGYTADTTNTELADSCTDVSKIAAGFESLITTYNISRIDLDVEVDSLNNSAGIDRRNKAIKMTEDWAAANGRSIQFSYTLPTLPTGLDTGYNVLSNAVQNQARIDVVNLMTFDYYDNQQHDMAKDTQTAVAGLVNQLGQLYPGKTEAQRYAMVGVTEMPGRDDYGTGGETGPPEIFTAANATTVYNWAVSKGINLLSFWALQRDNGGCPGTGGSDTCSGITQNTWDFSHVFAPFTSGSTPPPPVNDFSVSVTPGSAAVNPGAGTTASVKTAVTSGSAQNVSLSVSGAPAGVTASVSPSSVSAGGTATLTVSTTSAAVPGSYPLTINAAGSSVSHSATFTLTVNGTTPPPPPGAIVNPGLETGSLSPWTCQSGGAVVSTPVHSGTHALSVAATNSQTGECDQTITVSPNASHQLTVWVRGNFAYAGVKGGASGETWTSSSGYTQLTIPFTTGASGTVTVYVHGWYAQGTVYADDFAVS
- a CDS encoding TIGR00266 family protein, translating into MQDRVHGTVMPVLDIMLNPGETVCAESGELSWMTASIQMSTSTQGAGSAGVFGALKRSLSGGTFFMTNYTAMGQPGSVSFAAHLPGQIFPVDVAPQPGYGYLAHRRSYVAGTPGVTLTTGFQQRLGAGIFGGEGFLLQRIGGQGRAWLQLSGEVIPYDLQPGQVIRAHPGHIGMFQDTVQFGITTVPGIRNKLFGGDGIFLAELAGPGRVWLQSLPIDRLAHSLVPYLPQNEGGRPSLFNN
- a CDS encoding cyclase family protein, yielding MTAMPTQDDVLGYFDTLSNWGRWGDDDERGTLNHITDGVRVAAAKAVRHGRSVSCAWEVAVPEEMERATTSCPCAAEMPGAEHMPEAFHNDRRWGYSSERLGITFHGNTVTHLDSPCHIFWDGATYNGRPHSMVDAATGSSWAAVTAAANGIVTRGVLLDIARVRDVPWLEPGQGVHPEDLEEAERRQGIRVQPGDAVLLRTGNGRARHEDAPGGGFAQTGWHASCLPWLHERQVALISSDTPQDVQPSGYDNILMPIHAVGLVAMGLWMVDNCDLEACAATAAELGQWDFHLAVAPVRFAGTSGSPVNPIATF
- a CDS encoding long-chain fatty acid--CoA ligase; this translates as MVSTMQEYPLTISAILRHGAAVYGGSECVTNTGSGFRRATFADIAANAERLAKALGKLGVGAGDRVATFCWNNQEHLEAYFAVPGMGAVLHTLNIRLFPEQLSHIVNHAEDKIVMVDDTLVPLLARSLADLDGVEKFIVVGDGDASALGDRVLRYADLVGAEEPGFEWPELDERSAATMCYTSGTTGNPKGVVYSHRSSYLHAMAVLSASLIGITEADRVLTIVPMFHVNAWGLPYGAFLSGATLHMPGPFMMPDQLTRFIAAEKSTLASAVPTIWSAILNYGAVADIDLSSLRAGTSGGAAIPSALLTAFDEKYGLRIVQGWGMTETSPLGGMALPPAGVPEGTPEDLAWRLKSGRVAAGVEMRIVDALGEVLPWDGEAVGEIEVRGPWITGSYFRDDAPEKFDNGWLRTGDIGTVDSRGFFQITDRAKDVIKSGGEWISSVELENHLMGHPAVAEAAVIGIPDERWDERPLAFVVLRDGGSASAVELADFLAARVAKWQVPENWTFVEEIPKTTVGKFDKKPLRARFRDDEVKVERLR